A genome region from Anaerolineae bacterium includes the following:
- the rplF gene encoding 50S ribosomal protein L6 has translation MSRIGKKPIDIPAGVQVKVDGPHVEVRGPRGELARTFSSEMSIVVEQSDGRSQLRVERPSDQPRHRALHGLTRALLANMVTGVVEGFRKDLQIEGTGYRAELQGTDLVLLVGYSHPVRFRPPAGITFSVDRSGRQVSVEGLDKEQVGEMAAKIRDARPPEPYLGKGIRYVGEQVRRKAGKAGAS, from the coding sequence ATGTCTCGCATAGGCAAGAAACCGATTGACATACCGGCCGGCGTCCAAGTGAAGGTCGACGGGCCGCACGTTGAGGTACGCGGTCCCAGGGGCGAGTTGGCTCGTACATTCAGCTCTGAGATGTCCATCGTTGTGGAGCAGAGCGATGGCCGGAGCCAACTGAGGGTCGAGCGGCCCAGCGATCAGCCCCGCCACCGGGCTTTGCACGGGCTCACACGGGCCCTGCTCGCCAATATGGTCACCGGGGTGGTGGAGGGTTTTCGAAAGGACCTTCAGATCGAGGGCACCGGTTACCGCGCCGAGCTGCAGGGGACTGACCTGGTGCTGTTAGTAGGCTACTCGCACCCGGTGAGGTTTAGGCCTCCGGCCGGGATCACCTTCTCCGTGGACCGCTCTGGGCGTCAGGTAAGCGTTGAGGGGCTGGACAAGGAGCAGGTGGGTGAGATGGCGGCCAAGATTCGCGACGCGCGCCCACCCGAACCCTATCTGGGCAAGGGCATCCGCTACGTGGGCGAGCAGGTGCGCCGCAAGGCCGGGAAAGCCGGTGCCTCGTAG
- a CDS encoding 50S ribosomal protein L18, with protein MANVRKKNLARQRRHARVRQKVMGTPERPRLNVFRSLKHIYVQLVDDTQGNTLASASTLDPEIRARLAELPKMQQAELVGETVAQRAREKGITKVVFDRGGYAYHGRIERLAEAARKGGLEF; from the coding sequence ATGGCGAATGTGCGGAAGAAGAATCTGGCGCGTCAGCGTCGCCACGCTCGGGTGAGGCAGAAGGTGATGGGTACCCCGGAGCGGCCGAGGCTGAACGTGTTCCGCAGCTTGAAGCACATATACGTGCAGTTGGTGGACGACACCCAGGGCAATACCTTGGCTTCGGCGTCCACTCTGGATCCGGAGATCAGAGCCAGGCTGGCGGAGCTGCCCAAGATGCAGCAGGCCGAGTTGGTGGGCGAGACGGTAGCGCAGCGGGCTCGCGAGAAAGGGATCACCAAGGTGGTCTTTGATCGGGGCGGGTATGCTTACCACGGCCGCATCGAGAGGCTGGCGGAGGCTGCCAGAAAGGGTGGACTGGAGTTCTGA
- the rpsE gene encoding 30S ribosomal protein S5, with protein MAARGYPEAEEFDERVVEINRVAKVLQGGRRFGFRTVVVVGDNRGRVGMGVGKAREVPSAVRKGMDRARRSMVDVPLRGRTIPHPVTGRHGSTKVLLRPAAPGTGVIAGGPVRAVVEAAGVHDLLSKAMGSRNPLNVVLATMDALSQLRDPEEYARMRGKNEAEVRPFWERKNDE; from the coding sequence ATGGCCGCTAGGGGGTATCCCGAGGCTGAGGAGTTCGACGAGCGCGTGGTCGAGATCAACCGCGTGGCCAAGGTGCTGCAGGGAGGCCGGCGTTTCGGCTTCCGCACTGTGGTGGTCGTCGGTGACAATAGAGGCCGCGTAGGCATGGGCGTGGGAAAGGCGCGGGAAGTCCCTTCGGCAGTCCGCAAGGGCATGGACCGGGCCCGGCGTTCGATGGTGGACGTGCCTCTCCGGGGCAGGACGATACCGCATCCGGTGACGGGGAGGCATGGTTCCACCAAGGTGCTACTGCGTCCGGCTGCACCGGGAACGGGCGTGATCGCCGGAGGCCCGGTGCGGGCGGTGGTGGAGGCTGCCGGAGTGCACGACCTCCTGTCCAAGGCCATGGGCAGCCGCAACCCTCTGAACGTGGTTCTAGCGACCATGGACGCTCTGAGCCAGCTCCGTGATCCCGAGGAGTACGCGCGGATGCGGGGCAAGAACGAGGCCGAAGTGCGCCCCTTCTGGGAGAGAAAGAACGATGAATGA
- the rpmD gene encoding 50S ribosomal protein L30, which yields MNDSGRIVIRLVKSPIGAKEEHKRTLRALGLRKLGQEVTKTDGPVVRGMASAVTHLVEIVEQGS from the coding sequence ATGAATGATAGTGGGCGGATCGTGATACGCCTGGTCAAGAGCCCTATTGGGGCGAAGGAGGAGCACAAGCGGACGCTTCGGGCGCTAGGCTTGCGCAAGCTGGGCCAGGAAGTGACCAAGACGGACGGTCCGGTGGTGAGGGGCATGGCGTCTGCGGTGACGCACCTGGTCGAGATTGTGGAACAAGGGAGCTGA
- the rplO gene encoding 50S ribosomal protein L15, producing the protein MRLHDLGPREGSRKRRKRVGRGIAAGQGKTAGRGTKGQKSRSGGAKPPYFEGGQLPLVRRLPWRRGFTPLSRVSYTPVNLARLAEFEPQSVITPQDMARAGIIKEAEARVKVLGEGELDRPLTVWAHGFSASAREKIEAAGGRAELLES; encoded by the coding sequence ATGAGGCTGCACGACTTGGGTCCCCGAGAGGGGTCTCGCAAACGAAGAAAGCGAGTGGGGCGAGGCATCGCTGCTGGGCAGGGCAAGACGGCGGGACGAGGCACGAAAGGTCAGAAGTCGCGCTCGGGCGGGGCCAAGCCACCCTATTTCGAGGGTGGGCAGTTGCCCCTGGTCCGACGTCTCCCCTGGCGCCGCGGGTTCACGCCTCTCAGCAGAGTCTCTTACACCCCGGTGAATCTGGCCCGCTTGGCGGAGTTCGAGCCGCAGTCAGTGATCACCCCGCAGGACATGGCTCGCGCTGGCATCATCAAGGAGGCTGAGGCACGGGTCAAGGTTCTGGGCGAGGGCGAGCTGGATCGCCCGCTCACTGTCTGGGCGCACGGCTTTTCCGCCAGCGCTCGGGAGAAGATCGAAGCGGCGGGCGGCCGGGCCGAGTTACTGGAGAGCTGA
- the secY gene encoding preprotein translocase subunit SecY — MIEALRNALRMPDLRKKILFTLGILVVYRFAAHVPVPGVDREALRFAFSGVSGAGQVLNFLNLLSGGALSQFSVMALGVYPYITAQIVIQLLTPLIPRLQALAREGEAGRHKTTLYTYLLTIPLALLQGVAQAALMMQYGVLNQFGLGASTLVSLSILASLVAGTMLAIWLGELISQEGIGNGISIIILGGIVAQVPANVARLVLGDVSGLIMFLIVTIITVGVIVVVQEGERRIPVQYGRRVVAMRGNRLRVAGGQATHVPLKVNSAGMIPLIFAQAILIFPSAIASYLAVSGSKFVSDLGTFVSQNLGPNGNMYWITYFLMVVAFTYFYTDVMFRQQNLAEMLQRQGGFIPGIRPGRRTEEYLNGVVQRITLVGALFLGTVAVLPWLVRGIAETNTMLITSAGLLIVVGVVLDTMRQLEAQLLMRRYEGFLRR, encoded by the coding sequence ATGATTGAGGCGCTTCGCAATGCGTTGCGCATGCCGGACCTGCGCAAGAAGATCCTGTTCACACTGGGCATCCTGGTGGTATACCGGTTTGCGGCCCATGTGCCGGTGCCGGGGGTGGACCGGGAGGCTTTGCGCTTTGCCTTCAGCGGGGTCTCGGGGGCGGGTCAGGTACTGAACTTCCTGAACCTGCTCTCGGGCGGGGCGCTGTCTCAGTTCTCGGTGATGGCGCTAGGGGTGTACCCCTACATCACGGCCCAGATCGTGATCCAGTTGCTGACCCCTCTGATCCCTCGGCTTCAGGCTCTCGCTCGCGAGGGAGAGGCAGGGCGGCACAAGACCACGCTGTACACCTACCTGCTGACCATTCCGCTCGCCCTGCTTCAAGGCGTGGCCCAGGCTGCCCTGATGATGCAGTACGGGGTGCTGAACCAGTTTGGGCTGGGGGCATCTACTCTGGTGTCCCTCTCCATTCTGGCTAGCCTGGTTGCTGGCACCATGTTAGCCATCTGGCTGGGGGAGCTGATATCCCAGGAAGGCATTGGGAACGGCATCTCGATCATAATCCTGGGCGGTATCGTGGCCCAAGTGCCCGCGAACGTGGCTCGGCTGGTGTTGGGCGATGTCTCTGGTCTGATCATGTTCTTGATAGTCACCATCATCACCGTAGGCGTCATCGTGGTGGTGCAGGAAGGCGAGCGACGCATCCCGGTGCAGTACGGGCGTCGGGTGGTGGCCATGAGGGGGAACCGGCTCCGCGTGGCGGGAGGGCAGGCGACACACGTACCGCTGAAGGTGAACTCGGCCGGGATGATCCCGCTCATATTCGCGCAGGCCATACTGATCTTCCCCAGCGCCATCGCCAGCTACCTGGCGGTATCGGGGTCCAAGTTCGTGAGCGATCTGGGCACCTTCGTGTCCCAGAACCTGGGCCCTAATGGCAACATGTACTGGATCACGTACTTTCTGATGGTGGTGGCTTTCACCTACTTCTACACCGATGTCATGTTCCGGCAGCAGAACCTGGCGGAGATGCTACAGCGCCAAGGCGGGTTCATTCCCGGCATCAGGCCGGGCCGGCGGACTGAGGAGTACCTGAACGGCGTGGTGCAGCGGATCACGCTGGTGGGAGCGCTCTTTCTGGGGACGGTGGCCGTGCTGCCGTGGCTGGTGCGAGGCATAGCCGAGACTAACACCATGCTGATCACTAGTGCCGGCCTGCTGATCGTGGTAGGTGTGGTGCTGGATACGATGCGGCAGCTAGAGGCTCAGCTGCTTATGCGGCGATACGAAGGATTCTTGCGTCGGTAG
- a CDS encoding adenylate kinase: MYTLARGYIVLLGAPGAGKGTQAERLQEELGLPHIATGDLFRAALRQQTPLGKLAQSYMDKGQLVPDDVTIRMVQERLEQPDARDGAILDGFPRTVEQARALDALLAERGQQVMVALYIKVSTEQLLARLAGRWVCRRCGDVYHMLYNPPAQEGVCDECGGELYQRSDDTPETQQRRIDVYLEETAPLIEYYRERGLLAEVDGEQGIEQVYAQLLERIRDAAGEHT, encoded by the coding sequence ATGTATACTTTGGCACGTGGTTACATCGTGCTCCTGGGCGCCCCGGGAGCGGGTAAAGGCACCCAAGCGGAGAGGCTACAAGAAGAGTTGGGCCTCCCGCACATTGCCACCGGCGACCTGTTCCGCGCTGCCCTCAGGCAGCAGACCCCTTTGGGCAAGCTGGCGCAGTCCTACATGGACAAGGGGCAGTTGGTGCCGGACGACGTTACCATCCGGATGGTGCAGGAGCGTCTGGAGCAGCCGGATGCGCGGGACGGTGCCATCCTGGACGGGTTCCCTCGCACTGTGGAGCAGGCCAGGGCCCTGGATGCTCTGCTGGCTGAGCGGGGCCAGCAGGTGATGGTGGCGCTCTACATCAAGGTCAGCACGGAGCAGCTGCTGGCGCGGCTGGCTGGCCGATGGGTGTGCCGGAGGTGTGGCGACGTCTACCACATGCTGTACAACCCTCCCGCCCAAGAGGGCGTGTGCGATGAGTGTGGCGGCGAGTTATACCAGCGCAGTGACGACACTCCCGAGACACAGCAGCGAAGGATTGATGTCTACCTAGAAGAGACGGCGCCTTTGATCGAGTACTACCGGGAGAGAGGGCTGCTGGCTGAGGTGGACGGCGAGCAGGGCATCGAGCAGGTGTACGCCCAGTTGCTGGAGAGGATCCGTGATGCGGCGGGCGAGCATACGTAG
- the map gene encoding type I methionyl aminopeptidase, giving the protein MRRASIRSRRPPVRLKSASEVEAMRRAGRVVAKALRQVASALEPGISTGELNAVVEQVITGAGGIPSFKGVPALVPGAPDYPAASCISVNEEVVHGLPGSRVLREGDIVSVDVGVILEGWHGDAAVTLGVGQISEEAERLLTVTRQALEAGIARARAGGWLGDISAAIQSCGEQHGYSVVRDFTGHAIGREMHEGFQVPNFGVPKTGLRLRPGMTMALEPMLTAGGPGVSIKSDGWTVVTQDGSLSAHFEHTVAVTDGEPIVLTAE; this is encoded by the coding sequence ATGCGGCGGGCGAGCATACGTAGTCGCCGGCCGCCAGTTCGGCTCAAGAGCGCCAGCGAGGTCGAGGCCATGCGTCGGGCTGGGCGGGTAGTTGCCAAGGCGCTGCGCCAAGTGGCGTCTGCACTGGAGCCCGGGATAAGCACCGGTGAGCTGAACGCCGTGGTGGAACAGGTCATCACCGGTGCGGGTGGTATCCCTTCGTTCAAGGGGGTGCCGGCTTTGGTGCCTGGGGCGCCGGACTACCCGGCGGCCAGCTGCATATCGGTCAACGAGGAAGTAGTCCACGGGCTTCCCGGGTCGCGGGTGCTGCGCGAGGGCGACATCGTCAGCGTTGATGTTGGGGTCATCCTGGAAGGATGGCATGGGGACGCCGCAGTCACTCTGGGCGTGGGGCAGATCAGCGAGGAGGCGGAGCGGCTGCTTACCGTCACTCGCCAGGCGCTGGAGGCAGGCATTGCTCGGGCGCGCGCTGGTGGGTGGCTGGGAGATATCTCCGCTGCCATCCAGAGCTGCGGGGAGCAGCACGGCTACTCGGTGGTCAGAGACTTCACCGGCCACGCCATCGGGCGTGAGATGCACGAGGGGTTCCAGGTGCCGAACTTCGGTGTCCCGAAGACGGGGCTCAGGCTACGCCCGGGGATGACCATGGCGCTCGAGCCCATGCTCACGGCTGGTGGTCCCGGTGTAAGCATCAAGAGCGACGGGTGGACGGTGGTCACGCAAGATGGCAGCCTGTCGGCCCACTTCGAGCACACGGTGGCAGTCACTGACGGTGAGCCCATCGTGTTGACGGCAGAGTAG
- the rpmJ gene encoding 50S ribosomal protein L36 codes for MKVSPSVKKRCDKCKIIRRRGVVRVICTNPRHKQRQG; via the coding sequence ATGAAAGTATCGCCATCGGTCAAGAAACGATGCGACAAGTGCAAGATCATCAGGCGGCGTGGCGTGGTGCGAGTGATCTGCACCAATCCAAGGCACAAGCAACGCCAGGGCTAG
- the rpsM gene encoding 30S ribosomal protein S13 gives MPRIAGVDLPRDKRVEVGLTYIYGIGRSSSRRVLAQAGVDPDTRVRELTESESNRLRELIERNYRVEGDLRRQVAMDIQRLVEIGSYRGLRHRRNLPVRGQRTRTNARTRRGRPKTVAGRRRARAKK, from the coding sequence ATGCCTCGTATAGCCGGAGTGGACCTGCCGCGGGACAAGCGAGTCGAGGTAGGGCTGACGTACATATACGGTATTGGGCGCTCGAGCAGCCGTCGGGTCCTGGCGCAGGCGGGAGTAGATCCCGACACGCGAGTGCGTGAGCTGACCGAGAGCGAGAGCAATCGGCTCCGCGAGCTCATCGAGCGCAACTATCGCGTGGAGGGAGACCTGCGTCGCCAGGTGGCCATGGATATTCAGCGGTTGGTGGAGATCGGCAGCTACCGGGGGCTGCGGCACCGCCGGAACCTACCGGTTCGCGGCCAGCGCACGCGGACGAACGCGCGCACGCGGCGTGGTCGTCCCAAGACGGTGGCCGGTCGTCGGCGCGCTCGGGCCAAGAAGTAG
- the rpsK gene encoding 30S ribosomal protein S11, with translation MGRRRGAAARGRPRRERRTVPVAQAHITATFNNTIITMTDPDGNVLAWSSAGAVGFKGSRKSTPYAAQLAAQAVLRAASDFGVREIDVMVKGPGPGREAAVRSFQGSDITVRSLSDVTPIPHNGCRPPKKRRI, from the coding sequence ATGGGTCGAAGAAGAGGAGCTGCGGCGCGAGGCCGGCCTCGCCGTGAGCGCAGAACGGTGCCGGTGGCGCAGGCGCACATCACCGCTACCTTCAATAACACCATCATTACCATGACTGATCCGGACGGCAACGTGCTGGCTTGGTCCAGCGCTGGAGCGGTGGGGTTCAAGGGCTCGCGCAAGAGCACTCCCTACGCGGCCCAGCTGGCAGCGCAGGCGGTCCTGCGTGCTGCCAGTGACTTTGGGGTGCGCGAGATAGACGTCATGGTCAAGGGCCCCGGACCCGGTCGCGAGGCGGCGGTGCGCAGCTTCCAGGGTTCGGACATCACTGTGCGCTCCCTGTCGGACGTGACCCCGATCCCGCACAACGGATGCCGGCCGCCCAAGAAGCGGCGCATCTAG
- the rpsD gene encoding 30S ribosomal protein S4 yields the protein MGRYTDSVCKLCRREGQKLFLKGERCYSNKCAVERRSYPPGEHGRASQFRRRSESEYSLQMREKQKARRLYGVMERQFRRYFAEASRSPGQTGQALLVLLERRLDNVVYRAGLARSRAEARQLVRHGHFEVDGRKVDIPSYLVNAGEVIRVRDGSRDSAIFDFVRESGGLVQVPDWLDADPESLSVVVRAVPERENIEVPLDEQLIVEYYSR from the coding sequence ATGGGTAGGTATACGGATTCAGTGTGCAAGTTGTGCCGCCGCGAGGGACAAAAGCTGTTCCTCAAGGGTGAACGCTGCTACAGCAACAAGTGCGCCGTGGAGAGACGTTCGTATCCGCCGGGAGAGCACGGGCGAGCGAGCCAGTTCCGCAGGCGGTCCGAGTCTGAGTACTCGCTGCAGATGCGGGAGAAGCAGAAGGCGCGTCGGCTATATGGTGTGATGGAGCGGCAGTTTAGACGCTACTTCGCCGAGGCGTCCCGCTCGCCAGGGCAGACCGGTCAGGCGTTGCTGGTCTTGTTGGAACGCCGCCTTGACAACGTTGTCTACCGGGCTGGGCTGGCGCGCTCGCGCGCCGAGGCCCGCCAGTTGGTGCGCCACGGCCACTTCGAGGTCGATGGGCGCAAGGTTGATATCCCCTCATACCTGGTCAACGCTGGGGAAGTCATACGTGTGCGGGATGGCAGCCGCGATTCCGCCATCTTCGACTTCGTTCGCGAGAGCGGTGGTCTGGTTCAGGTGCCGGACTGGCTGGACGCCGACCCGGAGTCGCTCTCGGTGGTAGTCAGGGCAGTGCCGGAGAGGGAGAACATCGAGGTCCCGCTCGACGAGCAGCTTATTGTTGAGTACTACAGCCGATGA
- a CDS encoding DNA-directed RNA polymerase subunit alpha, which yields MVDKVFPKIEATAVSKQYGRFVISPLESGYGLTLGNALRRVLLSSLSGAAATSVRVMGVQHEFSPIPNAREDMTTLMLNLKQVRFRLEGTDSGRARLRVRGPAEVTAGDLEAPAGIDVLNPEQHLLTLDSGGSEFEMEVTVSTGKGYSPSEERGSLPIGEIPLDAIFSPIRRATYSVERERVGPTTDFDRLVIEVWTDGTVSPEKALSEAAQMLVEHFQLVTMAESVEVRAEEEPETEAEALEASLDTPIEALDLNVRAYNCLKRAGISTVGQVLSKLVVNENELLEIRNFGRKSLEELKEKLTDRGLYPPPEGFQPTEVDGEGQEMQGEPAGEGTS from the coding sequence TTGGTGGACAAAGTATTCCCGAAGATAGAGGCCACTGCCGTATCCAAGCAGTACGGTCGTTTCGTCATCAGTCCTCTGGAGTCGGGCTATGGGCTGACCCTGGGCAATGCACTGCGTCGCGTGTTGCTCTCTTCGCTATCTGGTGCCGCGGCTACCTCGGTGAGGGTGATGGGCGTCCAGCACGAGTTTTCTCCCATCCCCAACGCTCGCGAGGATATGACGACGCTGATGCTGAACCTGAAGCAGGTTCGATTCCGGCTGGAGGGGACAGATTCGGGCCGGGCCCGCTTGCGCGTCCGGGGGCCGGCCGAGGTGACAGCAGGGGACCTGGAAGCGCCGGCGGGGATTGACGTCCTCAACCCGGAGCAGCATCTGTTGACGCTGGATTCGGGTGGCTCCGAGTTCGAAATGGAAGTCACCGTGTCTACCGGGAAGGGCTACTCGCCTTCGGAAGAGAGAGGTAGCCTTCCCATCGGGGAGATCCCGCTAGACGCCATCTTCAGCCCCATTCGGCGCGCTACCTACAGCGTAGAGCGGGAGCGAGTGGGCCCCACCACCGACTTCGACCGGCTGGTGATAGAAGTATGGACGGATGGCACGGTTAGCCCGGAGAAGGCGTTGAGCGAAGCGGCCCAGATGCTGGTGGAGCACTTCCAGCTGGTGACCATGGCCGAGTCGGTGGAGGTGCGTGCCGAGGAGGAGCCCGAGACGGAGGCTGAGGCGCTGGAAGCGTCGCTGGACACTCCCATAGAGGCGCTGGACCTGAATGTGCGGGCCTACAACTGCCTCAAGAGGGCCGGCATATCCACGGTGGGCCAGGTCCTCTCCAAACTGGTCGTCAATGAGAACGAGCTCCTCGAGATCCGCAACTTCGGGCGCAAGTCTCTGGAGGAACTGAAGGAGAAGTTGACGGATCGCGGCCTGTACCCACCACCGGAAGGTTTCCAGCCCACGGAGGTCGACGGTGAGGGCCAGGAGATGCAGGGCGAGCCCGCCGGCGAAGGCACATCGTGA
- the rplQ gene encoding 50S ribosomal protein L17: MRHRVSGRRLDRSRDQRKALFRILLTELFRHERIRTTEAKAKAIRSEAERLVTLAKRGDLSARRQVAATLTDETVARKLFQDGEFGRRFANRQGGYTRLLRLGRRQGDGAEMVFLELVD; encoded by the coding sequence ATGAGGCACAGGGTAAGCGGCCGGCGGCTGGACCGAAGCAGAGATCAGCGCAAGGCGCTCTTTCGCATTCTGCTGACGGAGCTGTTCCGCCACGAGCGCATACGTACTACGGAAGCCAAGGCTAAGGCCATTCGGTCGGAGGCGGAGCGTTTGGTGACGCTGGCCAAACGGGGCGATCTGAGCGCCCGCCGCCAAGTGGCGGCCACTCTCACCGATGAGACTGTGGCGCGCAAGCTGTTTCAGGACGGCGAGTTCGGGCGACGGTTCGCGAACCGGCAGGGCGGTTATACGCGTCTGCTGAGATTGGGCCGGCGGCAAGGCGACGGAGCCGAGATGGTCTTCCTGGAGCTAGTGGACTAG
- the truA gene encoding tRNA pseudouridine(38-40) synthase TruA → MQRFLAVLEYDGTAFHGSQVQGRGRTVQGELESALARLDGRPVRAILAGRTDRGVHASGQVAAFDLRRTMSGQEVANALCALLPGDVSVREAAPAPDGFHPRFWAEARRYRYRILQRPRRSAIWERFSHQVPYRLDVSGMRAAARNLVGRHDFRCFGRAPQGNHTVRTVTRLELECCGEHLAIVVEADAFLRRMVRRLVGTLLDVGRGRTSVEQAGLLVDGGPECAGIGPAVPAKGLTFEGVAYDRGRLGLGTGCWWSCDPLVPAH, encoded by the coding sequence GTGCAACGGTTCCTGGCGGTACTGGAGTACGACGGTACCGCTTTCCACGGTTCCCAGGTGCAGGGGCGCGGCAGGACAGTCCAGGGTGAACTGGAGTCGGCTCTGGCGCGGCTGGACGGGCGCCCAGTTAGGGCGATCCTGGCGGGACGCACTGACCGCGGCGTACATGCCAGCGGGCAAGTGGCCGCTTTCGACTTGCGACGAACCATGTCCGGCCAGGAGGTTGCCAACGCCCTGTGTGCCCTGCTGCCCGGAGACGTTTCGGTTCGGGAGGCAGCGCCAGCACCGGATGGGTTCCACCCGCGGTTCTGGGCCGAAGCTCGCCGGTATCGCTACCGAATACTGCAGCGACCGCGGAGGTCGGCCATCTGGGAGAGGTTTAGCCATCAGGTTCCCTACCGGCTGGACGTCAGCGGCATGCGGGCAGCGGCGCGGAACCTTGTGGGGCGCCACGATTTCCGTTGCTTTGGGCGAGCTCCGCAGGGTAACCACACCGTGCGCACCGTGACCAGGCTGGAGCTCGAGTGTTGCGGCGAGCACCTGGCCATAGTGGTGGAGGCGGACGCGTTCTTGCGGCGGATGGTCCGTCGGTTGGTGGGGACTCTACTGGATGTCGGGCGTGGCCGGACATCCGTGGAGCAGGCCGGCTTGCTGGTAGACGGCGGGCCGGAGTGCGCGGGCATCGGGCCGGCAGTTCCGGCCAAGGGGCTCACGTTCGAGGGCGTGGCCTACGACAGGGGCCGACTGGGGCTGGGTACGGGGTGCTGGTGGAGCTGCGATCCGTTGGTTCCGGCCCACTAA
- the rplM gene encoding 50S ribosomal protein L13, giving the protein MRTFTPTPNDIERRWYVVDAEGKTLGRLASEVAKVLSGKTKPTYSPHMDVGDFVIVVNAEKVRVTGRKLEQKTYYRHSQYPGGLRSISLRDQLRRYPERVIQTAVKGMLPKNRVGRHQLGKLKVYAGESHPHEAQKPEPLEI; this is encoded by the coding sequence GTGAGGACGTTTACACCTACCCCTAATGACATAGAGCGACGGTGGTACGTGGTGGATGCTGAGGGCAAGACCCTCGGACGGCTTGCGAGTGAAGTGGCCAAGGTGCTCTCGGGGAAGACGAAGCCCACGTACTCGCCGCACATGGACGTGGGTGACTTCGTCATAGTCGTGAACGCGGAGAAGGTGCGCGTTACGGGGCGCAAGCTCGAGCAGAAGACGTACTACCGGCATTCTCAGTACCCCGGCGGCTTGCGCAGCATCAGCTTGCGTGATCAGCTGCGGCGCTACCCCGAAAGGGTGATCCAGACGGCGGTGAAAGGGATGTTGCCCAAGAACAGGGTAGGGCGACACCAGCTGGGCAAGCTCAAGGTCTATGCCGGTGAGTCCCATCCGCACGAGGCGCAGAAGCCGGAGCCTTTGGAGATTTAG
- the rpsI gene encoding 30S ribosomal protein S9 — MAEQAYHYGTGRRKTSSARVRLYPGQGTVVVNGRAAQEYFPREGDMDSLLEPLIAANLRDSFDVVVKVEGGGISGQVGAVRHGIARALLAFDPELRPTLKRGGFLTRDPRMKERKKPGLKRARKAPQYTKR; from the coding sequence ATGGCGGAACAAGCATACCATTATGGAACCGGCCGCAGGAAGACCTCCAGCGCTCGGGTCAGGCTATACCCGGGTCAAGGCACGGTGGTGGTGAACGGCCGAGCGGCACAGGAGTACTTTCCGCGCGAGGGCGATATGGATTCCCTGCTGGAACCGTTGATCGCTGCCAACTTGCGCGATAGTTTTGACGTGGTGGTGAAGGTTGAGGGCGGTGGCATCTCCGGGCAGGTGGGGGCCGTACGGCACGGTATCGCTCGAGCGCTGCTGGCGTTCGATCCCGAGTTGCGGCCCACCCTCAAGCGCGGAGGCTTTCTGACCCGCGATCCGCGCATGAAAGAGCGCAAGAAGCCGGGCCTGAAGCGCGCCCGCAAAGCGCCTCAGTATACCAAGCGCTAG